CTGGCCGCCGCCGCCAGGTTCGCCACCGTCTGGGTCAGGCCGGTGGTGGCGTTGGTCGTGTTGGTGAAGCTGCCCGGGCTGCCCTGCGAGATGCCGAAGCCGAAGCCGCCGCTGGTATCCTGGGTCAGGATGTTGAAGCCGACATTCTTCGAATAGTCGCGGTTCACCTCGGCGAAGCGGACGCGCAGCATGACCTGCATCGGCGTCGCCGTCTTGATGCGGCTGACGACCTGCACGTCCTTGCCGACGAAGCTGGAGACGAGGCGGCTGGCCTCCTCGACGTCGTCGGGCGCGGCGACGGTGCCGGTGAGCACCACGACGCCGTTCATCGGCGTCGCGACGATCTGGGCATCGGGCATCGCGATCTTCAGCATCTGGGAGATGTTGCCCATGTTGGTGCCGACCCGCGCGGTCGCGGAGAACACCACCGAGCCATCCTTGGCAGTGGCCGAGATCGTCGTCTCGCCGGGGCCTTTGCCGAACACGTAGAGGCGGGTGGGCGAGCGGACCTGGACGTCGGCGATCGCGGGATCGGCGACGAACAGATCGCTCATCGGGCGGGCCAGCGTGATCAGCTGGCCGCGTCCGGTCGACAGCGTGATCAGCTGCCCGGAGGAGATGCCCGTCGCCGGTGCCGCGGCCCGTGCCTTGGCGGCGTTGGTCGCGGCCGGGTGCGTGCGGGCGGCTGCCGCCGCGCCCGGCGTCGCCGCGAGGGCGAGGACCAGGACGGCGGCGAGCGCGGTGCCCGCAGCGCCATGGCGCTTCAGATCATGGATCATGTTCA
This genomic window from Sphingomonas abietis contains:
- a CDS encoding type II and III secretion system protein family protein, producing MIHDLKRHGAAGTALAAVLVLALAATPGAAAAARTHPAATNAAKARAAAPATGISSGQLITLSTGRGQLITLARPMSDLFVADPAIADVQVRSPTRLYVFGKGPGETTISATAKDGSVVFSATARVGTNMGNISQMLKIAMPDAQIVATPMNGVVVLTGTVAAPDDVEEASRLVSSFVGKDVQVVSRIKTATPMQVMLRVRFAEVNRDYSKNVGFNILTQDTSGGFGFGISQGSPGSFTNTTNATTGLTQTVANLAAAASGTTRFGFAGHLLGLDVLSALDLAETDGYATTLAQPTLTALSGETASFLAGGEIPIPVPQYQGVTTIEYKEYGVSLSFTPTVLGDGRISLRVRPEVSQLTSSTVSIQGYTIPGLTTRRVETTVELGSGQSFVIGGLLNNNTTNSVNKAPFLGDLPILGQLFRSNGWKRSETELMVVVTPYLVKPVSDNKIALPTDGYRMGNDAQEILLDQHSDSKASAKRARPTATPPVTAPAVGPGFSSN